ATGTACAACCCTTACTGGTAGTGGAATTGCAGCAGGACGGCCACAGCGGCCTTGGTGAAACAGCAGACAACTCCTATTACAACATGACGGTGCCCCGGCTGATGGAAGCCATTAATTCACATCGCCCTTTTATCGAAAATTATACGCTCACCACACCGGCAGCTTTCTGGCAGGACCTGTACCCTTTGCTACAGGATAATATGTTTGCCTTGTGTGCGCTCGACCTGGCTGCATGGGACCTGTACGCCAAAGCCAGGCAGCAGAAACTGTATGAGGTATGGAACTTGGATATTTCCCGCAACCCACTCACTGACTATACGATTGGTATCGATACCATTGAAAATATGGTGAATAAACTGCGGGAATTCCCCTGGCCTATTTATAAAATTAAACTGGGCACACAGGAGGATATTGCCATCATCCGGGAGCTGAGAAAGCACACCAGCGCCATTTTCCGGGTGGATGCAAACTGTGCGTGGGGCGTAGATGAAACCTTACGCAATGCCATCGCGATGAAGGAACTGGGTGTGGAGTTTATTGAACAACCCATGCCGGCGGCAGACTGGGACGGTATGAAAACGGTATATAAAAGTGTAGCCCTGCCCGTTATAGCAGATGAAAGCTGCATCGTAGAACAGGATGTAGCAAAGTGTCATGGCCATTTTCACGGGATCAATATAAAACTGACCAAGTGTGGTGGTATCACACCAGCCCTGCGGATGATAGCGGAAGCAAAACGTTTAGGCATGAAGGTGATGACTGGCAGCATGAATGAAAGCACAGTGGGTACTTCTGCGGTGGCGCACCTGTTGCCCCTGCTGGACTATGTGGATATGGACGGTCCGTTGCTGCTGGCAGAAGATACAGCAGATGGTGTGAAGATCGAGAACGGCCGTATCCTGTATGCCAACAGGCCGGGCATCGGCGCGGAGTTACTGCGTAAATGACGGATGTATATTTTTTAGGGGAGATCAAATAGTTAATCTGCTTCCTGCCAGCTTTTGGCCAGGAAAACATAGTCTACAATATAACCTTCCGTGGTAATGGTTTTGCCGGCGAGTGCGGCCAGGGGATTGTTCATAAAAGGATTGCCGCCTGCCGGACGTATCAGGTAATCCCCCTGGTCTGTTACGATGAATACCCCCAGATGTTCACTCTTGGAATGCTTACCAAATGTACGCAGTACCAGTCTACCTGTAAGGGTGATGATATGGGGATTCCCATCCCGGTGGTTTTTATCTGCTGACATATTCACGATAGCCCAGTATTTGATTGTTTTTTTCTTTTACTACGAGCACTTTAGTGGAGGTAGTATTCCCGTTGGGAGATGATTCCGAAAATACGTGAAATTTTACAGATGGCACAGCGGCATTTGTTGGCGCTGTTGGTTGGTTGCTTCTCCGGTGGTTTATAAATGTTTTGGGTATTGATTTTTCTGCGAACTGTTTTTCGCTGAGCAGTGCCTGCATGGCGGATTGCAGCGTGGAGTCGGTTGCATGATCGTTCTCTGAGGCGCGTGGTACGGCGATGAAGTCGTCCAGCATTTTACCTCTTGCTTCCAGGTTATCGCGGCGGTTTTGAACGGTGTTGATGAATGGTTCACTGAGGCCCACTGCACTGGGATCTTTATCGTTGATGACGGGTTGCAGGGAGGGATCTCCCAGGAGATAAAACTGCGCGGCTGTTTTCAGTTCAAAGGGGTCGAGCGTGGGGCCCATTTCGTTGAGAAACCGTTGCCGGGCTTCCAGCATGGCCCTGCCGGTAGAAGCGCCACTGAGCACATTGATCAGGAAGAACTGCGTGAGCAGATCGGCCAGTCCCTGCCCGGTAGGCGGGCCGTAGGCAATATTGGAGCTGCCGATAAATGCGATGGCGTGATTGAGCAGGTAGCTGTTGGCCATGCTCATGAGTTTTCCAGCATTCTTCTGCGGGTCAAATAGCTGTCCGCCGTAGCAGCATTCTGCCGCTACAATTGTTCCATGACTGATTTTATCTACAATACTATCGGAACGCATCGCCAGCGGAAAATTGGCGGTCTTCTGACCGTAGTATGCGGGGTTATTGATAGCGCCGTGGCAGTTGATGAAATGTGTTTTCGGGGTGAGCTGCTGTGGTGTCCAGTTGGTGCCGGTCAGCGCCGGGTTATCCGGGAAGACAAGCAGGCTGGCAGTATTCCCGAAAATATTCTGGAGACTGTTTTGTGTAGAGTTTTGCCAGTCGAATGTGCTGATAGAAAAATAGGTGCTGTATTCGCTTTGTGGCAGCGGTTGCATGTTGATGATGTCCTGGATCAGCGAATGAAAATATGCAGGATCATTATGACCCGGTATGTCTGGCAGCCTGCCCGTTACGCGTGTAGGTGAAATAAATTTACCCGGATCCGTATCGTAGGGTGTATCACACGCATAAGGTAGATCGCTGGGGATGAGGCTGTCCGGATCATTATCTCCCGAAAGTAAATTTTTCAACCGCTGAAAGGGTATAATATCCTGTGCACCTATCAGCAGGATATAGCCGGGAGAAAAGAAACGGTATAATTCATCGATGGCTTTTTTGTGTTGTGCTTCATCGGTAGCATCGGTAACAGCGGTAGCCTGACAGGCCAGCATTTGCACGGGATCATCCACAAAAATGATCTGGGATTCAAGGTGCCTGGTGGTATCAAATGCCTGCAGTGTTTTCAGGTCGTCAAGGATAGCGGTGTGACTGTCACCATACTTTTGTTGCAGGGCTGTCCTGTTGGTAATTATCAATTTCGTCGTGAGCATATTTATTATTGGGGTTGCCATAGTATCCTCCTTATAACCTCAAAAATATTGAATAAAAGGATAACTAGCGTGCCGCTTTTTACAATATTAAGCAGGTATTACGCAAGGTACTTGCATAGTGGAGAAGGAAAATGTATTTTTAAGTAAATCTGCGATCCTGTTATGAAACTACATTACACCTGCTTTTTCCTGTTGCTGTTTTCCGCCTTTGGCGCACAGGCGCAAACGATTGCCCGCTATACAGTGAATGCCGGCAATATAAACAGGCATAACAGCATTGTACATTACCGGCTGAATAACCCGGCTGATACCGCACAACTGGTAATGGAAGAAGTGATCGGAAAAAAGCGTATGCCCGTACCTGTTACTATAGCAGACGGAGAGGTATGGTGGATCATGAGTGGTAATACACCCGCAGGCAGTATAAGAAAATATGAATTAAAACATACAGCCGGCAAGCCATCTGCACATCCTGTGATGCGGGCGGTGCTGCAATCCGGCGCCGTGGTGCTGGAACAGGATACACAACACATCCTGCAATATAATTATGAGACAGTGCGGCCACCTGCAGGCGTTGATACGCTTTATAACCGCAGTGGTTTTATTCATCCTTTATGGGCGCCTAATGGCGCTGTGCTGACCAATATTTTTCCGAATGTTCCACACATGCATCATATGGGTATCTGGAATCCCTGGACCCACACGTTGTTTGAAGGCCAGGAAGTTGATTTCTGGAATGTGCAGAGGAAAGAAGGAACGGTACGTTTCGCAAAAATGCTGGGGGTGACTTCCGGCGGCGTGTGGTGCGGATTTACTGCGAAACAGGAACATATTGCTTTTATGAAAGACGGTACTAAAAAAGTAGCGTTGAATGAAACCTGGCATGTACAGGCTTACCCCGCTACCAGCCAGGGTGCCCGCCGCCAGTGGGATCTCACTTCTGTTTTCAGTTGTGCTACCGATAGTGCGGTGACATTGCTGCAATACCGTTATGGTGGGGGATTTGGCTTGCGTACAACGGCCGATTTTACGGCGAAAACAAGCCAGGTGCTGACATCGGAAGGCAAAACCCGTAAAGATGCCGACAGTACCAGGGCGCGCTGGATAAAGATTACAGGTACCACGCCCCAAGGGCGAGCCGGTTTGCTGATCATGGGCGCTCCTACCAATTACGATGCACCGGAGCCTTTACGTGTTTGGCCGGAAGATATGGAAGGTGGAGAGTTGATGGTAAACTTTTCACCTATCCGTATGAAGCCGTGGGTGCTTACTAACGGAAATGAATATACGCTTACATATCGTGTGATGGTATATGACGGAGATATCACGCCGGAGGAGGCGGACGCAGCCTGGCAGGAGTTTGCACATCCTCCGGTGGTAACAACATACTAATAACTGTTTTGTCTTCTGACAGTTTTACTTTATTTTAGTAGTGTGTGTTATTCCCGTCTTCCTAAACAGCAAACCATATGAAAAACCTGGAGGAGCTTAGGACAACATTACTGGAGATCCATGAAAGAGACAGGAAGCAAACCATTACTGCACTGATTGTGGCGGAAACAGCCGTCTTACTCTTCCTGGCACTGGTAGCGGTCAGCCTTTTCAGCAGCGGCGCGCAGCTGCCGCCTGTACTGTATTTTCTGTTCGCAGCAATAGCGATAGGTCCGCTGGTGCCTTATATCATCATGCTGCTACAGGCAGGGAAGCGACCCCGCAGGATTGCCGATTTTGTAAACAGACTGGAAAGAGGTGAACCCGTAAATAAGATACATACTTATACAAACTATAAGCTGATCCTGCCTTTGCGCCTGATCAGGGTAAGGTTGTTTCCCATGGAATATGTGCAGACCATAGTAGGGCAAAACCGGATCAATTATAAACTACCCTTGTCAGAAGAAAATGTGCAGCCATTCCGGGCGTTTATCAGCAACACTGCCAGCAGTACTATTGGTGGCAGTCCTTCTGCCAACTGGTCCGATAATTAAAGCAGTATGAAAACACTGGAAGAATTTAATGCTTTTGCAGATCAACACCTGAGCGGTGACCTACAACAACTGGAAAGCCAGCGTATCGCGGGCCGCAGCTGGCTTCGCTGGATGTGGTTGCCAGGTATTCTCCCCGTAGTGCTGTTTTTTTTCTTCGTGATCAAACCTGCTACAGAGGCCGATGCAAAGACAGTTCCCAACACCGGTGTTATCATGCTGTACCTGGTGGGTGGCGTGTTGTTGGCGCTGATAGTAAGTTTCGGCCTCCGTTATTTTATGAAGCGGCTGCGCGGAGCACAACAGGCAATAGATTATCAACAGGATTTTAAATATAAAATAGTAAAACCCATTATCGCTTTTATCAACCCCGGATATGCGTATCAGCCACTGAATCATGCGAGCCGGGAGGAGTTTACCGAAAGTGGATTGTTTGCAAAAAGGGATTACCGCGTTACCGGCAACGATCAGATATCCGGTCGTGCCGGCGACCTTCATTTCCAGTGCTGTGATCTTAAAGTAACCCATATGCCACTGGTGACCCTGCGCGGACGTGGTGCAGATGTAGTGTTTGAAGGAAGTTATTTTATAGCACAGTTCCCGCGTCATTTTAATATACCCGTATACGTTATATCACGTAGTACCATGATGGACAAGCTCTTGACAGGAACCCATGCCGAAAGTAGCTTTATCGAAACGTGGAGCCTGGGGAAAAAGGTATTACCTGCCGATGCTGCATTCAATAAATTATTTATGACCTATTCACCGGATGTGGAGGCCGCGCAGCAATTGCTCACACCGGTGCTGATGCAAAAGATCACTGCCTTGCAGGAGCGTTCTTCCGCAAATATTTTTATCTCCTTTTATAATAACCGTATCTATATCGGTATCAGTCATGGGGTAGATTATTTTGAAGCCGGTTTGCATCAGTCGCTTACCAACCGGCAATTGCTGGCGGGTTTTTATCTGGACTTCACAACACTGCTGCAACTGGTGGATGACCTGCAACAAAATGCGGGCATCTGGACCAGCACCGCTTTTTCTCGTTCATAAAAAAGCGGCGCCTGTAACAGGTTATAAATTTATTCCGGATATGCCGGTGTGGAGTTTTCCAGTAGCCACACATCTTCCAGCGGGCAATCAATATAACCCCATATATGCCAGTTGGCTAATAGCCAGGCGGTAGCCAATCCAAAC
The Chitinophaga sp. MM2321 DNA segment above includes these coding regions:
- a CDS encoding PmoA family protein yields the protein MKLHYTCFFLLLFSAFGAQAQTIARYTVNAGNINRHNSIVHYRLNNPADTAQLVMEEVIGKKRMPVPVTIADGEVWWIMSGNTPAGSIRKYELKHTAGKPSAHPVMRAVLQSGAVVLEQDTQHILQYNYETVRPPAGVDTLYNRSGFIHPLWAPNGAVLTNIFPNVPHMHHMGIWNPWTHTLFEGQEVDFWNVQRKEGTVRFAKMLGVTSGGVWCGFTAKQEHIAFMKDGTKKVALNETWHVQAYPATSQGARRQWDLTSVFSCATDSAVTLLQYRYGGGFGLRTTADFTAKTSQVLTSEGKTRKDADSTRARWIKITGTTPQGRAGLLIMGAPTNYDAPEPLRVWPEDMEGGELMVNFSPIRMKPWVLTNGNEYTLTYRVMVYDGDITPEEADAAWQEFAHPPVVTTY
- a CDS encoding dipeptide epimerase; translation: MKLILYPFELKFRYTFTISRKSKDVQPLLVVELQQDGHSGLGETADNSYYNMTVPRLMEAINSHRPFIENYTLTTPAAFWQDLYPLLQDNMFALCALDLAAWDLYAKARQQKLYEVWNLDISRNPLTDYTIGIDTIENMVNKLREFPWPIYKIKLGTQEDIAIIRELRKHTSAIFRVDANCAWGVDETLRNAIAMKELGVEFIEQPMPAADWDGMKTVYKSVALPVIADESCIVEQDVAKCHGHFHGINIKLTKCGGITPALRMIAEAKRLGMKVMTGSMNESTVGTSAVAHLLPLLDYVDMDGPLLLAEDTADGVKIENGRILYANRPGIGAELLRK
- a CDS encoding DUF3137 domain-containing protein — encoded protein: MKTLEEFNAFADQHLSGDLQQLESQRIAGRSWLRWMWLPGILPVVLFFFFVIKPATEADAKTVPNTGVIMLYLVGGVLLALIVSFGLRYFMKRLRGAQQAIDYQQDFKYKIVKPIIAFINPGYAYQPLNHASREEFTESGLFAKRDYRVTGNDQISGRAGDLHFQCCDLKVTHMPLVTLRGRGADVVFEGSYFIAQFPRHFNIPVYVISRSTMMDKLLTGTHAESSFIETWSLGKKVLPADAAFNKLFMTYSPDVEAAQQLLTPVLMQKITALQERSSANIFISFYNNRIYIGISHGVDYFEAGLHQSLTNRQLLAGFYLDFTTLLQLVDDLQQNAGIWTSTAFSRS